In Acaryochloris marina S15, a single genomic region encodes these proteins:
- a CDS encoding HEAT repeat domain-containing protein → MTFIQTVVGLDRGVLIEVNAWAHKANWVNATINTPSVLETMPIPAYQDPVAQLLTQGYPADLNSSEDIDYLQALGFTEAHIPELSRLAAEENLNWDDEGECYSPMHACRALGQLKTENAIQALLALFDSEYDFLREELPAILAKIGPTCIPTLSDYLAEGKRPWLGISTAASGLTKIAQRYPDYRQDCIDELTAALARHKEQAAETNGSLVCELLNLKATGAASVLERAYKEGPMDEMFCGSWARVQISLGLATEADFSPEELQHQEPEWMEHIRQLANMPTESQPEQGKLHAFGKGALSQSQKKSGKKTTGFGVVKPKNKKRKNK, encoded by the coding sequence ATGACCTTCATTCAAACGGTTGTGGGGCTCGATCGGGGAGTGCTGATCGAGGTCAATGCCTGGGCACACAAAGCCAACTGGGTCAATGCTACTATTAACACGCCTTCTGTTCTTGAAACTATGCCTATCCCTGCTTACCAAGATCCTGTAGCCCAACTCCTCACCCAAGGATATCCTGCAGATTTAAACAGCTCTGAAGATATTGACTATCTTCAAGCCCTTGGATTTACAGAAGCTCATATCCCTGAACTCAGTCGGCTCGCTGCTGAAGAAAACTTGAACTGGGATGATGAGGGAGAGTGTTACTCCCCCATGCATGCTTGTCGTGCATTAGGTCAACTCAAAACAGAGAATGCGATTCAAGCACTGTTGGCTCTCTTTGATAGTGAGTATGACTTTTTAAGGGAAGAGTTGCCCGCCATCTTGGCAAAAATAGGTCCAACCTGTATTCCAACACTCTCAGATTATCTAGCTGAAGGGAAACGCCCTTGGCTGGGTATATCTACAGCCGCTTCAGGACTCACCAAAATTGCTCAACGATATCCTGATTATCGGCAAGACTGCATTGATGAATTAACAGCAGCCCTGGCTCGACACAAGGAACAGGCAGCAGAGACTAATGGAAGTTTAGTCTGCGAATTACTCAACTTAAAAGCGACTGGAGCCGCCAGTGTGCTCGAACGGGCTTACAAAGAAGGCCCAATGGACGAAATGTTTTGTGGCAGCTGGGCAAGAGTGCAGATTTCGTTAGGATTGGCAACAGAAGCCGACTTTTCTCCAGAAGAACTTCAGCATCAGGAACCCGAATGGATGGAGCATATCCGCCAATTGGCAAATATGCCCACTGAGTCGCAACCTGAACAGGGCAAATTACACGCCTTTGGCAAGGGTGCCTTATCACAGAGCCAGAAGAAGTCAGGGAAGAAAACCACGGGGTTTGGGGTTGTGAAACCAAAGAATAAAAAACGAAAAAACAAGTGA
- a CDS encoding sulfurtransferase, with product MSEYANPEVLVDPQWLKEHLNDSNLRILEVEMSPETYSNAHIPGAVFWQIGIELMMPDLSLNLDPGAFSTLLGKSGIDATTTVVAYGSYPGTGAFMFWLFQLFGHQNIVVLNGGYQQWIAQRGPVVSELSTFPATLYPVQGPDANLRVLSAEVLAALERPNQVLLDVRTQAEYAGELYLMEPTQGDEVGGHIPGAVHLDHAETLNEDGTFKSADELHALFQQQGITTNKRIFPYCAIGGRSAYVWFVLKYLLGYPQVRNYDGSWQEWSRLPDVPIDRG from the coding sequence ATGTCTGAGTATGCCAATCCCGAAGTCTTAGTTGATCCACAATGGCTGAAGGAGCATCTCAACGACTCTAATCTTCGCATTCTTGAGGTGGAGATGAGTCCTGAGACTTACAGCAATGCCCATATTCCCGGTGCAGTTTTTTGGCAGATTGGCATAGAACTGATGATGCCAGATTTGTCCCTTAATTTAGATCCTGGTGCCTTCAGTACCTTGCTGGGAAAGTCTGGGATTGACGCAACTACAACCGTTGTCGCTTACGGCAGCTACCCCGGTACGGGGGCATTTATGTTTTGGCTATTTCAGCTCTTTGGCCATCAAAATATAGTGGTGCTCAATGGGGGATATCAGCAATGGATCGCCCAAAGGGGGCCTGTAGTTTCGGAGTTATCAACTTTCCCCGCAACTCTGTATCCGGTGCAAGGACCTGATGCTAATTTACGAGTCTTGTCTGCGGAAGTACTCGCTGCGCTGGAGAGACCTAATCAAGTCTTGCTAGATGTAAGAACACAGGCTGAATATGCGGGTGAACTGTATCTGATGGAACCAACCCAAGGAGATGAAGTTGGGGGACATATCCCTGGAGCTGTGCATCTAGACCATGCCGAGACGCTGAATGAGGATGGAACGTTCAAGTCGGCGGATGAGTTACACGCTCTCTTCCAACAGCAAGGGATTACAACGAATAAGAGAATATTTCCCTACTGTGCCATTGGTGGACGCTCTGCCTACGTTTGGTTTGTTTTGAAATATTTGTTGGGCTACCCCCAAGTGCGTAACTATGATGGCTCTTGGCAGGAATGGAGTCGGTTGCCCGATGTTCCTATTGATCGAGGGTGA
- a CDS encoding LuxR C-terminal-related transcriptional regulator has product MIMIQELFTAIHQAPTEQALRQQVIPSLGQYFSSTRQGLFFFDQLAVLEPQLQQVMDRALSIEHNPVVRYITERHAPVHESLVTSPKVWRMICPRLDHWHVMAGPLVSQGRLVGAVGLTREQAKPAFDTQDLADLSAICLHLSTWVAAVKPQENAQKRECLTPRELEIAELVASGLTNAAIGKELWITENSVKQALKRMFRKLEVSSRAELVAQIFTTTRQDAGQHYNLSL; this is encoded by the coding sequence ATGATCATGATTCAAGAGTTGTTCACCGCCATTCATCAAGCCCCAACTGAACAAGCGTTGCGACAGCAGGTTATTCCCTCGTTGGGGCAGTACTTTTCCAGTACACGGCAAGGGCTATTTTTCTTCGATCAGCTTGCCGTGCTAGAGCCTCAGTTGCAACAAGTGATGGACCGTGCCCTCTCCATAGAACACAACCCTGTTGTCCGATATATTACTGAGCGCCATGCGCCCGTTCATGAATCTCTGGTCACATCCCCCAAGGTCTGGCGGATGATTTGCCCTCGTCTAGATCATTGGCATGTGATGGCAGGGCCATTAGTAAGCCAAGGACGGCTTGTAGGAGCAGTGGGCTTGACCCGTGAACAAGCCAAACCCGCTTTTGATACCCAAGACTTAGCGGATTTGAGTGCCATTTGCTTACACCTGTCGACTTGGGTCGCTGCAGTCAAACCTCAGGAAAATGCCCAAAAACGAGAATGCTTAACCCCCCGTGAATTAGAGATTGCTGAATTGGTGGCATCGGGTTTAACCAATGCAGCCATTGGCAAAGAACTGTGGATTACAGAAAATTCTGTCAAGCAGGCGTTAAAGCGGATGTTTCGCAAGCTAGAGGTGTCATCACGGGCAGAGTTAGTTGCCCAGATCTTTACAACTACCAGACAAGATGCTGGACAGCACTACAACCTCAGCCTGTGA